A genomic segment from Variovorax paradoxus B4 encodes:
- a CDS encoding DUF4242 domain-containing protein — protein sequence MPKFLIERNIPGAGKFTPSDLKAISQKSCGVLGSMGPDIQWVHSYVTDDRIYCVYQATDEALVRRHAELGGFPADRVDRVYSVIDPATAE from the coding sequence ATGCCCAAATTCCTCATCGAGCGGAACATCCCCGGCGCCGGCAAGTTCACCCCGTCGGACCTGAAAGCCATCTCGCAAAAGTCCTGCGGCGTGCTGGGCAGCATGGGTCCCGACATCCAGTGGGTCCACAGCTACGTGACCGACGACCGGATCTACTGTGTCTACCAGGCCACCGACGAGGCCCTGGTGCGCCGGCACGCGGAACTCGGCGGCTTCCCGGCCGACCGGGTGGACCGGGTGTACAGCGTGATTGACCCGGCCACGGCCGAGTGA